From Sporosarcina sp. Te-1, the proteins below share one genomic window:
- a CDS encoding MerR family transcriptional regulator, whose protein sequence is MLSIGKTAKLVGITVKTIKHYEDVGLIQPAYVNPDSGYRFYSQHEQQQLVRIRTLRSFGVSLADILREGDDQMASLLRKRRQQIELEIQELQGTMEAIERKLTKGDKQMETRIVVSGGFTVKGYQVIGPVADIPAKWDILNEDIKQHEVVAEESFGVCLKMEGDTIHYIAGLKSELADGLPGSDEVVIPAGRFIVATVEGGIPGIPATYDAIIQMEDIQLRDCYDFERYVHPVGATEDVIEIWMPIE, encoded by the coding sequence ATGCTGTCTATTGGAAAAACGGCTAAGCTCGTTGGGATTACGGTGAAGACGATTAAACATTACGAGGACGTCGGTCTCATCCAGCCTGCGTATGTCAATCCGGATTCGGGCTACCGCTTTTATTCACAGCACGAGCAGCAACAGCTTGTCCGTATTCGAACGTTAAGGAGTTTTGGTGTATCCTTGGCCGATATTTTACGGGAAGGGGATGATCAGATGGCCTCGTTATTACGCAAGCGAAGACAGCAAATTGAATTGGAAATTCAAGAGTTGCAAGGAACGATGGAAGCGATTGAAAGGAAACTGACAAAGGGGGACAAACAAATGGAAACACGTATTGTGGTAAGTGGCGGATTTACAGTGAAAGGATATCAGGTGATCGGACCTGTAGCGGATATTCCGGCGAAATGGGACATTTTGAATGAGGATATTAAACAACATGAGGTAGTGGCAGAAGAATCGTTCGGCGTCTGCTTGAAGATGGAGGGCGACACGATTCATTACATCGCGGGGCTGAAATCGGAGCTGGCAGATGGTTTGCCAGGATCAGATGAAGTAGTCATCCCAGCAGGCAGATTCATTGTGGCAACAGTGGAAGGCGGCATTCCGGGGATTCCAGCTACGTATGATGCCATTATTCAAATGGAGGATATTCAACTGCGCGATTGCTATGATTTTGAGCGATATGTACATCCGGTCGGGGCGACGGAGGACGTTATTGAAATCTGGATGCCGATTGAGTGA
- a CDS encoding YbjQ family protein — MLQTTTNVLQGKTIVAYHGIVSGEAIMGANIVRDLFASVTDIVGGRSAAYEDKLAEGRQIALNEMEEHARRMGANAIIGIDLDFETVREGMMMCIATGTAVTYQDGK, encoded by the coding sequence TTGTTACAAACAACGACCAATGTACTGCAAGGAAAAACGATTGTGGCCTACCACGGAATTGTTTCAGGCGAGGCAATCATGGGAGCCAATATTGTACGGGATTTATTCGCCTCGGTTACGGATATTGTCGGAGGTCGAAGTGCCGCCTATGAGGATAAACTTGCGGAAGGACGCCAAATCGCCTTGAATGAAATGGAGGAACACGCGAGAAGGATGGGGGCCAACGCGATTATTGGCATCGATTTGGACTTTGAAACGGTGCGGGAAGGCATGATGATGTGTATTGCAACTGGCACGGCTGTGACGTATCAAGATGGAAAATAA
- a CDS encoding GyrI-like domain-containing protein yields the protein MEKRIETIEGFTVAGYEIKGSVEEIPALWDKLNGMICEKGLTAEESFGITMAINGTEFHYLAAIKAEVADGVEGLTSLTVPGGRFIVGTVEGGNDMIPAMFDTLMQTPDVEMRYSYGFERYIHPNPEKPYETEVWVPIE from the coding sequence ATGGAAAAAAGAATTGAAACAATTGAAGGATTTACTGTTGCGGGTTATGAAATAAAAGGATCGGTTGAGGAGATTCCTGCCTTATGGGATAAGCTGAACGGCATGATTTGCGAAAAGGGATTAACGGCAGAGGAATCATTCGGCATCACGATGGCTATAAATGGTACTGAATTTCATTATCTTGCGGCTATTAAAGCGGAAGTGGCGGACGGTGTGGAAGGCCTGACAAGTCTCACAGTGCCGGGCGGTCGATTCATCGTTGGAACTGTAGAAGGAGGAAACGATATGATTCCTGCCATGTTTGATACACTGATGCAAACACCGGATGTTGAAATGCGCTACAGTTACGGGTTCGAGCGATACATCCATCCAAATCCAGAGAAACCCTATGAAACAGAAGTTTGGGTGCCGATAGAGTAA
- a CDS encoding DUF3888 domain-containing protein, translated as MKKTYMILLLIGMLLLAVPQTLKANPKIESQTIQDAFLTVLAPSISEGIIQQYGYLKSYGLNDAAIVSMKRNQEDGFDFIVEVEIKTFEEAHNPPYGKETMKFHVQTDGVALVSVEHEGDEEEKKVNQFYKEVLMDITHSFHLNVLPFEKYTYPQLQYLAENNNDFNSLQAIADDIVTNILNPGIQPSNKNVISPVTYLKDTEGYIVFKKSDGTNMLYVLKNENGQWKVVDKKSAKGKKMDADLLWYM; from the coding sequence ATGAAAAAAACATATATGATTTTGTTACTGATCGGAATGCTTTTATTAGCAGTCCCCCAAACGTTGAAAGCAAACCCGAAAATTGAATCACAGACAATCCAGGACGCTTTTCTGACCGTATTGGCTCCCTCCATATCAGAAGGAATCATTCAGCAGTATGGGTATCTAAAATCATATGGATTGAACGATGCGGCTATTGTGAGCATGAAGCGGAATCAGGAAGATGGATTCGATTTCATAGTAGAAGTTGAAATCAAGACATTTGAAGAAGCCCACAATCCGCCGTATGGCAAGGAAACGATGAAATTTCATGTGCAAACAGACGGTGTAGCATTGGTATCCGTAGAACATGAGGGCGATGAGGAAGAAAAGAAGGTCAATCAGTTTTATAAAGAGGTACTTATGGATATCACCCACTCATTCCATTTGAATGTATTGCCGTTCGAGAAATATACGTATCCTCAACTGCAGTACCTAGCCGAGAACAATAATGATTTCAATTCGTTGCAGGCAATTGCTGATGATATCGTCACCAACATACTGAACCCCGGCATTCAGCCCTCCAATAAAAATGTCATCTCGCCTGTGACCTACTTGAAAGATACGGAAGGATACATTGTATTTAAGAAATCGGATGGCACCAATATGCTGTATGTATTGAAAAACGAAAATGGCCAATGGAAAGTCGTGGATAAGAAGAGTGCAAAAGGAAAGAAGATGGATGCTGACCTGCTTTGGTATATGTAA
- a CDS encoding alpha/beta fold hydrolase, with amino-acid sequence MPVTNIDGVNLYYHVQGKGIPIVFIHPPLLTSMNFIYQVNELSNHFKVIVFDIRGHGNSSYSEKGLTYPLISQDIKRLLDHLNVDQAFICGYSTGGSIALDFLLTYPNRSLGGILIGALSEVMDKSLKNKINLGVKLADWRALKVLALSVSSTNSNSGQLFKDLYSNAIKGKIENIKQYYRYSLDYNCTARLDQITVPVLLLYGEKDRAFHRYANLLHEKLPVNECILIGDIKHQLPTKAAGSVNNFIKQFISIHGVRYEEN; translated from the coding sequence TTGCCGGTTACAAATATAGATGGAGTAAACTTGTATTATCACGTTCAAGGCAAGGGGATACCTATCGTGTTTATTCATCCTCCCTTACTCACAAGCATGAATTTTATTTACCAAGTAAATGAATTATCAAATCACTTCAAAGTTATTGTTTTTGACATTCGTGGCCATGGAAACAGCTCTTATTCAGAAAAAGGATTGACTTACCCATTAATTTCACAAGATATTAAACGACTATTGGACCATTTAAATGTAGATCAAGCTTTCATATGCGGCTACTCAACTGGAGGGTCTATTGCACTTGATTTTTTGCTGACGTATCCCAATCGCTCTCTAGGGGGCATTCTTATCGGCGCTCTGTCAGAAGTAATGGATAAATCATTAAAAAATAAAATTAATTTAGGAGTAAAGTTAGCGGACTGGAGGGCACTTAAAGTTCTTGCTTTATCTGTTTCCTCTACTAACTCCAATAGTGGACAATTGTTCAAGGACTTATATTCTAACGCGATCAAAGGAAAAATCGAAAACATTAAACAGTATTACCGGTACAGTTTGGACTATAATTGTACGGCACGTTTAGATCAAATTACAGTACCTGTTTTGTTGCTGTATGGGGAAAAGGATAGGGCGTTTCACCGCTATGCAAATTTATTACACGAAAAGCTCCCTGTTAACGAGTGCATACTCATAGGTGACATAAAACATCAGCTTCCTACAAAGGCGGCCGGATCGGTAAATAATTTCATTAAGCAGTTTATATCTATTCACGGAGTTCGATATGAAGAAAATTGA
- a CDS encoding GNAT family N-acetyltransferase, with amino-acid sequence MGIIEIEPFTKRNWEEAMAIEVGDGQKSFVPSVAECLAFAYLKPWDEALDPYVLLADGTIIGVFYLSYTPDSKDNYWIGGFQIDKRHQGKGYGTQALIQIVEFVKDRHPACCLLSLTVEKDNPHAIHIYEKLGFTTEKKENDYAEVIYTFNLAEIFSETN; translated from the coding sequence ATGGGGATTATTGAAATTGAGCCGTTTACGAAAAGAAATTGGGAAGAGGCTATGGCAATTGAGGTAGGTGACGGCCAGAAGTCGTTCGTCCCGTCGGTCGCGGAATGTTTGGCGTTTGCTTATTTGAAACCGTGGGATGAAGCGTTAGATCCGTATGTTCTTTTAGCAGATGGTACGATCATTGGTGTTTTTTATCTTTCCTATACTCCTGACAGTAAGGATAACTATTGGATTGGAGGATTTCAAATCGACAAGAGGCATCAAGGCAAGGGATATGGAACGCAGGCATTGATACAAATCGTGGAGTTTGTAAAAGATCGGCATCCCGCATGTTGCTTGCTTTCTTTGACAGTCGAAAAAGACAATCCGCATGCCATTCATATATATGAGAAGCTCGGCTTCACTACGGAGAAGAAAGAAAATGACTATGCGGAAGTAATTTATACGTTCAATTTGGCAGAAATATTTTCGGAAACGAATTGA
- a CDS encoding class I SAM-dependent rRNA methyltransferase: protein MTKTLDVQVNAQSIAAFKKGYPLILKDVVVQPDVLKEDGTIIRLVDKYGKFIAKGYYGNQNKGVGWVLTRKDEEPIDFAFFESRMKSAFARRDLLMEDPETTAFRLFNGEGDGIGGLTIDYFDGYYVVSWYSEGIYSMKHHVYGVLDKLVEYKAIYEKKRFDGKGQYVEQDDFVKGTPGDFPIIVKENGMNFAVDLNDGAMTGIFLDQRDVRKAIRDNYAEGKNVLNTFSYTGAFSVAASLGGAVKTTSVDLAKRSLPKTIEQFSVNGIDYEQQDIKVMDVFDYFRYAKRHELKFDLVVLDPPSFARSKKHTFSTAKDYPALLQDAIAITAKKGIIVASTNNASFGMKKFKSFIEKAFSESGSTYKILEESSLPKDFRTNRDFPEFNYLKVVILQKLK from the coding sequence ATGACGAAAACACTAGATGTACAAGTAAATGCACAAAGTATAGCCGCTTTCAAAAAAGGATATCCGCTTATCTTGAAGGATGTCGTGGTCCAACCGGACGTATTGAAAGAAGATGGAACGATAATCCGACTGGTGGACAAATACGGGAAATTTATCGCAAAAGGGTATTATGGCAATCAAAACAAAGGAGTCGGCTGGGTGTTGACCCGGAAGGACGAGGAGCCGATCGACTTTGCATTTTTCGAATCAAGAATGAAGTCTGCATTTGCCAGACGGGACCTGTTAATGGAAGATCCGGAAACGACTGCATTTCGCCTTTTCAATGGAGAAGGAGATGGTATCGGCGGCCTGACAATCGATTATTTTGATGGCTATTATGTGGTCAGCTGGTATAGCGAAGGCATTTACTCGATGAAACATCATGTGTATGGCGTGCTGGATAAACTAGTAGAATATAAGGCGATCTATGAAAAGAAACGCTTTGATGGGAAAGGCCAATATGTCGAGCAGGACGATTTCGTAAAAGGGACCCCTGGCGATTTCCCGATCATCGTCAAAGAAAATGGCATGAACTTTGCTGTAGATTTGAATGATGGAGCGATGACAGGAATTTTCTTGGATCAACGGGATGTCCGCAAGGCGATCCGCGATAACTATGCGGAAGGAAAAAACGTCTTGAATACATTCTCCTACACGGGAGCGTTTTCCGTGGCGGCCTCGCTTGGCGGTGCAGTCAAAACAACGAGCGTTGACTTAGCGAAGCGGAGCTTGCCGAAAACAATTGAGCAATTTAGCGTGAATGGTATTGATTATGAACAACAGGATATCAAAGTGATGGATGTGTTCGACTATTTCCGTTATGCAAAACGCCACGAGCTAAAATTCGATCTGGTCGTTTTAGATCCGCCGAGTTTTGCCCGCTCGAAGAAACATACATTCAGCACAGCGAAAGATTACCCGGCTCTGTTGCAAGATGCCATCGCCATTACCGCGAAGAAAGGTATCATTGTCGCGTCGACGAACAATGCAAGCTTTGGAATGAAGAAATTTAAATCATTCATCGAGAAAGCATTCAGCGAATCGGGTTCTACTTATAAGATTTTGGAAGAATCCTCATTGCCGAAAGATTTCCGCACGAACCGGGACTTCCCTGAATTCAATTATTTGAAAGTCGTCATACTGCAGAAGTTGAAATAA
- a CDS encoding GNAT family N-acetyltransferase, with the protein MVNIVLAPHHVKYAEAISTLSSAPQIRDALGLSAEQTSREGTEGFIEFISQQEIEGKQYSRVILDEQENVVGVITLKELDPVNKTSHIGTWIGYPYWGKGFNEAAKRKILYTAFTELELDVVFAGAKKKNVRSQRAQEKLPYIKCHVEKEYPEEHKNLEMQVREACILNIIEKEAFLRWYHNKD; encoded by the coding sequence ATGGTCAATATTGTACTCGCACCCCATCACGTAAAGTATGCTGAAGCCATCTCGACACTATCTTCTGCTCCGCAAATCCGGGATGCGTTAGGGTTAAGTGCCGAACAGACATCCAGGGAAGGGACGGAAGGTTTTATCGAGTTTATAAGCCAGCAGGAAATAGAGGGAAAGCAATATTCCAGGGTCATATTGGACGAACAGGAAAACGTGGTGGGCGTCATCACGCTAAAGGAACTGGATCCAGTAAATAAGACAAGCCATATTGGGACGTGGATCGGATACCCTTATTGGGGGAAAGGATTCAACGAAGCGGCCAAGAGGAAGATTTTATATACGGCTTTTACGGAACTTGAATTAGATGTTGTTTTTGCAGGGGCGAAAAAGAAGAATGTGCGCTCGCAAAGGGCACAGGAGAAACTCCCGTATATCAAATGTCATGTGGAAAAGGAATATCCCGAAGAACATAAGAACTTGGAAATGCAAGTGAGAGAAGCCTGTATTCTAAATATCATTGAAAAAGAGGCGTTTTTGCGCTGGTATCACAATAAGGACTGA
- the aspA gene encoding aspartate ammonia-lyase, with protein sequence MSELAGRIEHDFLGEKEIPNDVYYGIQTMRAMENFPITKDRMHPELIRAIGVVKKAAAISNHFVNDLPKELVVALVQAADEVIDGKLVDHFIVDPIQGGAGTSFNMNANEVIANRALEIMGQPKGDYSIVSPNNHVNMSQSTNDAFPTAIKIAAHHLVNELLEAMEQLVDELRKKEQEFDGIIKMGRTHLQDAVPIRLGQEFGAYRSVIERDIERIGRTKPLLSSVNMGATAIGTGLNANADYIEMVVDQLRSISGLPLQSADNLIDSTQNTDVYTELSSALKICMINLSKMANDLRLMASGPRAGLSEINLPARQPGSSIMPGKVNPVMAEVLNQIAFQVIGNDHTISLASEAGQFELNVMEPVLVYNLMQSLTIMKNGVQVFREFCISGITANAERMKEYVEKSIGTLTALSPYIGYEMSSKIARESFETGVPIKELCLHYEVLTNDELDRLLNPFQMTELKKRDQVDLQLK encoded by the coding sequence ATGAGTGAACTAGCTGGACGTATCGAGCATGATTTTTTAGGGGAGAAAGAGATCCCGAATGACGTGTATTACGGAATTCAAACGATGCGGGCAATGGAGAACTTCCCAATTACAAAGGATCGCATGCATCCGGAATTGATCCGTGCCATCGGCGTGGTGAAAAAAGCGGCAGCCATTTCCAATCACTTTGTTAATGACTTGCCAAAAGAATTGGTCGTGGCGCTTGTTCAAGCGGCAGATGAAGTGATTGACGGGAAATTGGTGGATCACTTCATCGTGGATCCAATTCAAGGGGGCGCAGGCACTTCATTTAACATGAACGCGAATGAGGTCATTGCCAACCGGGCACTTGAAATCATGGGACAGCCAAAAGGCGATTACAGCATCGTCAGTCCGAATAACCATGTAAATATGTCCCAATCCACGAATGATGCGTTTCCGACTGCCATCAAAATTGCGGCACATCATCTTGTGAACGAGCTGCTGGAAGCGATGGAGCAGCTAGTGGACGAGTTGAGAAAGAAAGAGCAGGAATTTGACGGCATCATTAAAATGGGACGAACTCATTTGCAGGATGCAGTTCCAATCCGATTGGGACAAGAGTTCGGCGCGTATCGCAGTGTCATCGAGCGGGATATTGAGCGTATCGGGCGGACAAAACCACTTCTTTCTTCTGTCAATATGGGAGCAACTGCGATCGGAACAGGGTTGAATGCGAATGCCGACTATATTGAAATGGTTGTGGATCAATTGCGCTCTATCAGTGGATTGCCTTTGCAATCGGCTGATAATCTAATTGACTCGACGCAAAATACGGATGTCTATACAGAGCTATCTTCTGCGTTGAAAATCTGCATGATCAACCTGTCGAAAATGGCCAATGACTTACGTCTCATGGCATCTGGTCCGAGAGCTGGCTTAAGTGAAATCAATCTTCCTGCCAGACAGCCTGGTTCCTCGATTATGCCGGGAAAAGTAAATCCGGTAATGGCGGAGGTGCTGAATCAAATTGCTTTCCAAGTGATCGGGAACGATCATACGATCAGTTTGGCTTCGGAAGCGGGCCAATTTGAATTAAATGTAATGGAGCCTGTGCTTGTCTATAATCTTATGCAGTCGTTGACCATTATGAAAAACGGGGTTCAGGTATTCCGGGAATTTTGCATTAGCGGCATTACTGCGAATGCGGAGCGGATGAAAGAGTACGTGGAGAAGAGCATCGGGACGTTAACTGCACTCAGCCCGTATATCGGATATGAAATGTCTTCGAAAATTGCGCGGGAATCGTTTGAAACGGGTGTACCGATTAAGGAACTCTGCCTCCATTACGAGGTCTTGACAAACGATGAACTGGATCGGTTGTTGAATCCATTCCAAATGACGGAATTGAAAAAGAGAGATCAAGTTGATCTCCAGCTGAAATAA
- a CDS encoding ABC transporter substrate-binding protein — protein sequence MKTICRMLGLLALILVLGACGDKKDDKASSEHKVSADSGRTEITYWYAFGDKIGENNENLVKMFNDSQDKVLVKAEFQGNYADLHSKTQAAFAAKNAPEVTLNEIASIGVFARSGMTEDLTPFIDRDSDIKLNDFNPGLMGNSYVDGKIHGLPYLRSTPILYMNVDMLKEAGLDPAGPKNWKEFEEYLRALTVEGTSVGMSMPVDIWFFEAFVGAGGGDMLSKDEKEVTFNGEAGVEALEFWKRLSSEGVLKIPAGDEASAQAVQDFANGRSAMIFGSTAGLTNNLSIAKENGFELNTAFMPANKVNGVPTGGANLVMTAGLSPEKQEAAWEFIKWMTAKEQTIYASTYTGYLPSRLSAVNSEEMQNLYKETPQYKVAVDQLEYGKARPMADSYPEIATILRDEIARCLLEGTSPKEALDQAASLANPLLK from the coding sequence TTGAAAACCATTTGTAGAATGCTCGGATTGCTGGCGCTGATTTTGGTGCTTGGCGCTTGTGGAGACAAGAAGGACGACAAGGCAAGTTCAGAACATAAAGTGTCGGCGGATAGTGGTAGAACAGAAATCACGTATTGGTATGCATTCGGGGATAAAATCGGTGAAAACAATGAAAACCTCGTCAAGATGTTTAATGACTCGCAAGATAAAGTATTGGTGAAAGCAGAGTTCCAGGGAAATTATGCCGATCTGCATTCGAAGACGCAAGCGGCCTTTGCTGCAAAAAATGCACCAGAAGTGACATTGAACGAAATTGCCTCCATCGGTGTGTTTGCCCGTTCCGGGATGACGGAAGATTTGACGCCTTTCATTGACCGGGATTCGGATATTAAATTGAATGACTTCAACCCAGGATTGATGGGCAACTCGTATGTAGACGGGAAAATCCATGGACTGCCATATTTGCGCAGCACGCCGATCCTTTATATGAATGTCGATATGCTGAAGGAGGCAGGGCTGGATCCGGCAGGACCGAAGAATTGGAAGGAATTCGAAGAGTATTTGCGCGCGTTGACGGTTGAAGGAACGTCTGTCGGGATGAGCATGCCTGTCGATATTTGGTTCTTCGAGGCGTTTGTCGGAGCTGGCGGCGGCGACATGTTATCCAAAGATGAAAAAGAAGTAACGTTTAACGGAGAAGCGGGTGTAGAGGCGTTAGAGTTCTGGAAACGTCTTTCCAGCGAAGGCGTTTTGAAGATTCCTGCTGGCGATGAGGCTTCCGCGCAGGCAGTTCAAGATTTTGCTAACGGTCGATCTGCGATGATTTTTGGATCGACGGCAGGCCTGACGAACAACTTGTCCATAGCGAAGGAAAATGGCTTTGAATTAAATACGGCCTTCATGCCGGCGAACAAAGTGAATGGCGTTCCGACTGGGGGAGCAAACCTAGTGATGACAGCAGGCTTGTCTCCTGAAAAGCAGGAAGCGGCATGGGAATTCATTAAATGGATGACGGCGAAAGAGCAGACGATCTATGCGAGCACGTACACAGGCTACTTGCCAAGCAGATTGTCCGCTGTGAATTCCGAGGAAATGCAAAATCTCTATAAGGAAACGCCGCAATATAAAGTGGCTGTCGATCAGCTGGAGTATGGGAAGGCGCGTCCAATGGCAGACAGCTATCCAGAAATCGCGACTATTTTACGGGATGAAATCGCAAGGTGCCTATTGGAAGGCACATCACCAAAAGAGGCATTGGATCAAGCGGCGTCACTCGCCAATCCATTATTGAAGTAA
- a CDS encoding MerR family transcriptional regulator has product MKVKEVAELSGVSVRTLHHYDDIGLLVPEGVTDAGYRLYSDDNVATLQQILFFRELGFPLKNIKELLDRPSFDRLEAFELQRGMLKAKRDQLDAMIATIDKTLRAEKGEIHMTNEEKFQGFDFKTNPYEQEARDRWGDAAVERANKRIEGMESDVQKEMNQIYTKLAELRHDDPASEEAQEAIGEWYVFLNRMGHYSPEAFAGLGDMYVADERFSDNIDKFGSGLAVFMRDAMKIYAERLS; this is encoded by the coding sequence ATGAAAGTGAAAGAAGTAGCGGAACTCTCGGGGGTCAGTGTGCGTACGCTGCATCACTATGACGACATTGGCCTGCTCGTTCCGGAAGGCGTGACGGATGCCGGGTATAGACTGTATTCGGACGATAATGTGGCGACGCTCCAACAAATTCTTTTTTTCCGTGAGCTCGGTTTCCCTTTAAAGAATATAAAGGAATTGCTTGACCGTCCATCATTTGATCGATTGGAAGCATTTGAGCTGCAACGCGGGATGCTGAAGGCGAAGCGCGACCAGCTGGATGCGATGATTGCGACGATTGACAAGACGTTGCGGGCGGAGAAAGGGGAAATTCATATGACGAATGAAGAGAAGTTCCAAGGGTTTGACTTCAAGACGAATCCCTATGAGCAGGAAGCGCGGGACCGGTGGGGAGATGCGGCGGTCGAACGGGCGAATAAGCGGATTGAGGGAATGGAATCAGACGTGCAGAAAGAAATGAATCAGATATACACCAAGCTTGCCGAATTGCGCCATGACGATCCGGCTTCCGAAGAAGCGCAAGAAGCAATCGGCGAATGGTATGTCTTTTTGAATCGGATGGGGCATTACTCGCCGGAAGCGTTTGCCGGATTGGGTGATATGTATGTAGCGGATGAACGGTTTTCCGATAATATCGATAAGTTTGGGTCAGGATTGGCGGTATTCATGCGGGATGCCATGAAAATTTATGCAGAACGCCTTTCGTAA
- a CDS encoding DMT family transporter, whose amino-acid sequence MKKYLGELGLLLTAIIWGSGFVGSAVALESYTPYQILAGRFLIGVVILSVVFFRKLKKVSKSVLWKGAILGVFLYIAFALQTVGLQYTTPSKNAFLTAVNVVIVPFIGLLIYKRKLDLFEVGGAVLAMLGVAVLSLQLSSDMNLGDFLSFCCAIAFAFHIFYTSQFVKQEDAIQLTIVQMGTATIIGFLVVLSRGETSFDMQPEALTSLLYLGIFSTTIAFLLQTVAQKFISETKAAIILSTESFWGMVFSVILLGEILTLRMGIGAILILAAIILSETKLAFLTKRKVKRTVG is encoded by the coding sequence ATGAAAAAGTATTTAGGTGAATTAGGGCTGTTGCTGACAGCGATCATTTGGGGAAGTGGATTTGTAGGAAGTGCTGTAGCACTGGAATCTTACACACCGTATCAAATATTGGCGGGGCGATTTCTAATTGGGGTCGTTATCTTAAGTGTGGTGTTTTTTCGCAAGTTGAAAAAAGTTTCGAAGAGCGTTCTTTGGAAAGGTGCTATTTTAGGTGTGTTCCTGTATATTGCATTCGCCTTGCAAACAGTCGGATTGCAGTATACCACGCCATCTAAAAATGCATTCTTGACTGCAGTCAATGTGGTCATCGTGCCGTTTATCGGGTTGTTGATTTATAAGCGGAAATTGGACTTGTTCGAAGTGGGAGGCGCTGTCTTGGCAATGCTTGGGGTGGCAGTGCTGTCCCTTCAGCTGTCATCAGATATGAATCTAGGTGATTTCCTTTCATTTTGCTGTGCGATTGCGTTCGCATTCCATATCTTTTATACATCCCAATTTGTGAAACAGGAAGATGCGATCCAATTGACGATTGTCCAAATGGGGACTGCGACGATCATCGGTTTTCTTGTTGTATTGTCGAGAGGAGAAACGTCATTCGACATGCAGCCGGAGGCTCTCACATCGTTATTATATTTAGGTATATTTTCAACAACTATCGCGTTTTTATTACAGACGGTTGCCCAGAAATTTATTTCAGAAACGAAAGCTGCCATTATCTTATCAACTGAATCCTTCTGGGGCATGGTGTTTTCCGTCATTCTCCTCGGCGAAATCTTAACGCTTCGCATGGGGATTGGCGCAATATTAATACTAGCTGCTATCATCTTGTCGGAAACGAAATTAGCCTTTTTGACAAAAAGGAAAGTGAAACGGACCGTCGGGTAG